GGGCAGCTGTAGTatgcagacaaaataaaaaataaaaagtatgtGATTTACAACAGAGTATAGGTTTTATTCTTACAGTTTGTAAGAGTCTGCACACGAGCTTCAGATAAATCCACAGCTAAACCTAAATCACACAATCTCTATTTACATATAGGGAACAGAGACATTTTTAGCAGTCTATACACATTTCAATGATATAATGGGAAACTTTGAATTTTTACAAAGTAAATAGTAAGAATATTTTCTGCTTGGTCAGAACTACTTGACTATATGTGATTGAATGGGGGTGactgtgattttaaaatgtaccaATGAACCAGCAGCCGTATAGAAATGGTTCCACAAAAATGTTCTGCCAGAAAAACAGCAATTACTGGATGTAACTTCAGTTCTTTGAGTACGTGCATAGACCTCTAATGGACTTCACTATTGATTGTGTAGCTTGGTCAGATTTTAGTCCATGGTCCTCCCCTTGATTCTGCTACTGAGTGGAAAAACAGTAACAGAATTAGCTTATAAAGGCtgccaaaatacaaaatgttacaaGTTAAAATCATGAACAGTAGAAGCTGATTTAGGCACACTTGTATGGTGTTATGAGTAACATGCTGCAAGACAATGGGATATTTTCAATACCTTTTAGCAGTTCAGGTAGTAAAGTACATTTGTGTGTGCactaatttctaatatttctaaagaaattaccaaaagtttttggtttttgtgttttgtttttctagatTAAAAGCTGTAATAACCATATTCTGAGCCTGTGACTTTGTCCCAATAACAAGATTAAGACACTAATAAAGATgtattgctgcttttttttctcaactcctgaattaaaattcaaaactgtattttttaggTGTACAGGTTCAGATTCCAGGTGGAGTTTCCACACCGTCCTTGAACGCAACTTCAACCTCTGGACAGGGACATCATACATGTTCAGGGGCTCAGTTTCAGCAGAAAGCAGCTCCTGTATGGACTATGGCACTCTCTCACACCCCTCTGCTATTTTTAATGATGACCAGCCAGCTCTAAAAACAGTCTAGTGTTTCTTAAAGAGATAGACGTGGCCTCACGTCTGAATGGCGTTGTACTGCCAGGCAAACAGTCTAGATCCCATATTGTTGATGTAATGACTCAGTATAGTGTGTGGCATAGCTGTTCACACTGTCACTGTAAACCGCAAAATGTAGAAACACTTTATTGTgctgtttctttatttaatcTTCCCGTAAGCCTAGTGTTATATCAATGCTGCTGTGCTGAGGCATGTGAGCTTTAGGTGCATACACACTCACTTTAATTATTGTTCAATTGTTGTTGTACTTCTTTGTTTTGCAACTTTAAAGGAACAaagaaacttttatttttttaaaagtctctcATTATGGTAAAATTTGAAGAATGATTTGACCTGATTCACTTTAACTTCATGAGATGCCATGTTTAATAAGATGTGAGATGATGAAAAGTTATTTTCCAATTATACTGCACTTGCAAGAGAGCACAGgctatattttcaaaatattctCATGTAAACCTGGAAATATTCAGAGCTGGAGGGTTTGAAAAGGTTTAAAAGCAAGAAGTTCTGACACGTAATACCAAGAAGAACTATTTCAAATACTACTCTCTATCTAGGACAGCAATCGACTGAATGAACCAAAGCAAATGGTGAAACAAATGCTGTCTAGTAGTTTTTCAGAGGATGAGTAgtctttaaatcatttctcTGGAGGAGAAACAAAACTTTGGGTAGGCTTAGACATACCAGTATTTCACAGTAGATTAAGGAAAAACTTCCCATATACTGCTGAATCAGCGTTAGGCATTAGTGGCAGTAACATAAGGATGTATGGAAGAAGAGCAACAGGAGAGAGAGTTATACCACAGTGGGCTGACTGTCATGGACTtccctccacagtcaccagattcCAACCACTCTGAACATTTAAGAGGCATTCAAGACTGACAAACATTCCTGATATGACAAGAAGTTGGGATGTGGGGATTGTTCTGCTGTCTCTAAAGCAAATGTGGGACAAATACTCAGATGTTCTGAAatttaatgatatttttcaCTGAATCAACTTCTCCATGCTTAAATTTTCTGTTTGAAAGTCTTTTACAACATAATATTAAAGGATAGATTCACccaaggggctgcacagtaacttggtggttagcactttcgccttgcagcgagaaggtcctcGGTTCGTGtaccggccttcctgggatctttctgcatggagtttgcatgttctccctgtgcatatcTGGATTTTCTCCgagtactccagcttcctccgacaagccaaaaacatactgaggttaattggtgattctaaattgtccgtaggtgtgaatgtgagtgtgactgttggtctctatgtgtagctctgtgatagactggtgacctgcccagggtgtcccctacTTTCACCCTAagacagctgggatagactccagcccctcacGACCCCAAtgatgatggagggatggattCACTACAGAAAtaaccacagactgggatgaTGACGCTTTATTATTCCAGCAAGTCTATAACATATGCAATGCTGCCCTCTTGTGTTGTTACAGCATCATGCAAGGAGACGCAGAGGAAAAAACAGACCAGCTGCAACCTGCATAGAATCTCTGATATACTGtctgaacacaaagacagaggactcattgtgtttctgtatgtaattttgaatgtgtaattatttttcCTTATGGTATGTATAGCTGAGTTAATAAGAAGTGCCAGTGATATTTGGAAAatgattacagtttttttcataaCCCGTTCAGTTTCTGTTTGCACACACTAGAAATTCATCATTAGCAAGAAACATGACCATAAACTTTATCATTAAAGTTATCTTGATTCAGGTCAAACTACTGAGACTGCATGTGATGGTTTACTTTCATGTGACTGGCTTTTATAGGTCAATAGTAGGTGTGCACAAGGAAGTAAAATGATGTTTCTGGCCTTTACAAGGTGAGACTGGActttggctttatttttcttttcaaaacgAAGCTGGAACATTCACAGAGTcttaaacacagcaaacaaagaCGGATAGCATTTCTCTGGGCAGTTTCTGGAAAAAGACAGTTGGATCAGGACTGAGGACCTTGCTTGACTTTTTATGCCTTGTTCACTGCGCTATCTTGTGGTTCTGGAggtaatacaattttaaatggGGGAAAGTCTTCCAAGGGTGCCAAGAGAAGCCCAGCACCACAATGACACTTTGAGGAGACCAGTGCAGACCCTCAGGGTTAAGATGGCACTTCTGGGAAGCTCTGGTGTGGGAAAGTCCAGTCTGGCTTTGAGATTCTCCAAGAGACAGTTCGGAAGTACATCACCTACTGTGGGCTGTGAGTTCATGACACTCTGAGCTGTGGACAGCTGTGGTTAaatgtcatattatagcatTAATTGGTGCTCAAAAGTTTTTCTAAGTTGATTTATCATGatggaatagtttgacattctgctttattttgcagAGACTTAGCTGAGAAGATTGATGCAGCTCTACTGTCTGTATATTATATGAAGTTGTAGGCAGGAGATGGTTAGCTTAGTattaagactggaaacagggtgAACAGCTGGCATAGCTGCCATTTAAATGGAGAATTAACTGAAATAAACTAACAGGGCTGGCTCACTGCACAATCCATACCTTTGGCTAAAGGATGACCAGAGATTGTTGTTTCTTAtggaaaaagtgattttaaaaacagtataGATAGCAGAGGGGAGAAGAAATCCAATGGCAACCTTATATCCAAAGTCTACCTCCAGTGAGTCAGCCAACCACTAGGCAGAGTTTTACTGGCTTTGTTTTTCCCAGTACTGAAATAGGTCAACTGTGTATTGCAGTAATTAGCCTAAATAATACACAGACATGAGTGGGATCCAAAGTCAGATTACCAACCAGGCAAAGTTGGCATTTGCACAGGGGCCCCAAAACCTCTAAGGTCTActcggtgaactttccccactgtgggatcaataaagtttatccttatccttatccttatccgTACCCCATATTGCTTGGGTCAACAACCTGATTAATCAAAATTTGAACTGCAATGGCATGCCCTCCATCCTCCATTCTGCAGTTTTAGAGGTATCAGGCTGAAATCCCGGATGGTTCATCCAGAGAGACACTTTCAGATCCATgaagaaagacaggaaacaagggAATGGTGTTTCTTTTGGTGTCTGGACACACTAGGGACATGTATTTATGAtgaaaaacaatggaaaaatggATTTTGGATGGTATGGTCTCTTTAAGTTTGTACTGTGctgatttgttttaaagttgtgttttattAAGTTTCCTATATTTTTTGAGCACAGTCATGTCATGAGCTGCAAGGTAACAACAGATCTCAAAACGATTTTCCTAATAATCACTCCATTATTACATTGTTACATATAGGACTGCACAGTGACTAggtggttagcaccatcaccttgcagctagaagatccctggtttgtgtcctgaCTTGGGATCTTCCGAGGTACGTACTGAATGTGCACAAACCGGGGAATACATAtgctatctcggctgcagtctgagtgAAAGTGGTATGATACGAATTCGTGACGGTCGGTGTCAAGGggctaatgaggattaagtggtgcatagaaaatggatggatggatggatggatggatggatggagttacATAGAGATAAATACCAATCATTATTCACTGAAAAATACTGagttttttatctttatttttgtcatctgatCAACCTGCTTGTTGAATCTACTATCATAACAAAACtgctaattatttaaattttgaataatgAAACCATGGGGTTCAACAGGGGCTTAATGTTAAGTCTGGATAGTGTttatcttctcatctaactctggTCATGAATACTTATTTTACtaaatttaatttcatcatAGTGTGACTTTCTGGTGATGTGCAACTGGCCACACCACCAATACgtatttcattttcatacaCATGTCCTGGTCTCCTGCTACACAAATATAATCCACCCTCTTCTACAACCTGTTGGAGAGAAAATAAATCCTCTCTGGCGTTTGCTCCTCCAGGTGCCTACCTGACCCAGGTCGTGCATCTGAGCAACGTCACTTTTCGATTTGAAATATGGGACACTGCAGGGCAGGAGAAATACCACAGCATCGCCCCACTGTACTACAGAGGAGCCCACGCTGCACTTTTGGTCTATGACATCAGCAAAAGGGTAAAAGGTTCATGCACCTGGCAGTGGAAATGACTTGTCTTACCTCCTCTTGGTTAGTGTATGCCACTGTGTGTCCTTTGCTTGTGTCACTGCAGGAAACGTTTATCAGAGCTCAAGTGTGGCTCAAAGAGCTCGAGAAACAATACATTCCAGGATCTACTGTCATTTGGCTGGTAGGCAACAAGGCAGATCTAGCTAAGGATCGGCAAGTGTCAGCGAAGGTATGGACCCCAGAAGCAacattaatatgttttaattaattgCTACTTAATATGTAGTGTCACACTTCCAGTATGACCTGATCAGTGGcccaggtttctttttttttatcctacAGGAGGGACAGAGTCTAGCCACTGACAGGGGCTTGTTCTTCACAGAGACCTCAGCCCTGTCAGGAGATCAAGTCAATGAGCTGCTGTTAGCTGTAGGTAAGTTACAGAAAATATCACCGGGGCTTTCATACCTGAGTTCAACTTTTGAGGTCTTCTGCAAGACTGGCACAGCAAATTTCACTAATATGATCCTTGAAAATGTAGACTTTTAGGGTTAAGGTGTCCTAATCTTCTTAAGGAGGGCTTGATTTGTGCATGATCTAAAAAGAGTGTCTGCCTGACAGGGAACCAAGGTTCAACATCCAAAGAAATGCAATTCATGTGCCACTAGAGAGCAGTAGATACCAACAGAAGTAAAAGGATCTACTTCATCACCGCCAATGTAAACAACATAACTGGCAATTTGAAAACTATAAAATCCTGTCTAAGTTTAGGTCTGGCATGCCAGTTTTCTTTTACAGCCCAAACTCCCGGCCTTTAAAATGCCTGCATGCTCTTGTGTAATACAGCTATGAGTATGATGTCTTTGGTAATTCATCTCTGGATCAGCCCACAGAGTGAACGAGTGCATTGGAGCGCAGCAGGGAGGTCTGTCAGAGTGGCAGGAGCCAGCACTTGTGAATCTGCGTCATCAAAACAGATTCAATCCTTTTGGATCCTGCTGCAAAGTTGGGCCATAATCCATGTGGCTGTCAGTTATATTGctgcctgtttttgtttctctctgtgtgtcctAATCAGTTGAAAGCTGGAATgtgtataaaaacaacaacaaaataattcaATGAAAAAGTTGTGGATTCTGAATTTGTGCTTCTGCCTTTTTGAGTCCCTGTTAACCACTGCACACCACATGGTATGTGTCCTGATACGCACTGCCACGTTCACTATagtgggctgttttttttatagcttAACCCAACAGAGCTCtatccatttttatttgtttatggtCTCAAACTGTTTGTACTGATTTTCCTCAGTGGGATAGGGATCTGCCTCCAGCAGGAGGCAAACCCCCGTCGTCCCTGCCAAATGTTGAACTGCTACCAATTACCTCCACTGTTTCTCCTGCTTGCCTGCTGTTTGCATGCAATTAAGCTCAAACGGCAATCCCCCTTGCAGAGTTCACATGAGTGTTGTTCTCCAGGTTTCTAGAGACTCCTGTTAATATAATAATTCCACCATTATAAAGGACAGTATTTTAGTATTCTGAACGATTTTCTGGATTTACACTCTGCAGCAAGATGCTGCTTTTTACTGTTATGCAGTTGGAAAAGATTTTATGTAGGCATACAAGTCACAGACATAGCGAAGGGGAAACAGTTAAATAATTCTAGAAGTatcaaatatttattgttttgactAAGTGTCACTCATGATCTCAGTCTTGGCTTCAATGGTTAACTAACCAGTGAAAGAAACACCTTCAGTTCAACTCAAAACTGGGATGAGAAGATAAATATCAGTTCCGCATGTCTCTGAATTGGTCAATAATTCAAACTAATTTAATTcagcaaaatgaaaactgaattcATTCTGATTATCAGGCTACTTTGAAGCCTGAGAATGGACAAACCTTGAAGCAACAGGGAAATAATCAGCATGTTCTTaccatgtttttacatttttaattgtgaCCCACTGTAACACAGAATATTCATTTGTGAACCAAGagatgttttacagtttcttttgtggattattatatattttttggatttGATAAACTCTTGCATAGGCTAAGCTAGGTTGACCAGATCCTGACTGCTTAAAGGCCAATCCATGGCTTCTGCAACCCCTATATGTTGTGTGATGCAGACTTTGAGAGTGTGTGCTGAGAGGATGGTTGCATTACCCCTCATATCAAACACTGAAGAACACACAAGGTTCTCGTGGATGTTTCTGGAAGTGTGGCTGTGACTTGTGTGTGtacttttttcacattataGCAGTTTGTTATTGATGGAACCATGTCCGTtattattcctgaggtgtgccGAACACAGTGGGCCAACATAGCACAGGCTTTACGAAGAATTTAGAACGTGTTGCTGTATTTGAACACTATCGATGGAAAGCATGAAGCAACAAACCATAGCACCTCTCAAGTTTGGCAGCGACTATTTGATGAATTACAGAGGTATGGCTGAAGAAGAATCTCTGTGTTCAGTCTGTCCTTGTAACAAGTATTTGTCTGGAGCACCATTTGTTTTACTGACACATGCACAGTCAATGTGGACAATAGGATGgtcacaaattttgggctgcatgcAGACATTTGGCTAATGAGCATCATCAGTAAAATGGCTAACTCACTGAGAGAACCAAGCAGGCCTGCCTTACTACATGAtgtaggttgctgctcagaaAATGTTGTTGCTTCCTGTAACAGTAACATGCAGAtagtggaagaggaggagaatatTGTGTGAAATGCACGACTGCAATGGCAAATTCCACATTATTCTACACAAGCAGTGAAGCACATGCTAAGTCTTTCTTTTCTCGTCTTAGCTTCTGTGGTCAAATTCCTCTTTGATCTCTTAGCTTCTGCCGTGTAATGAcaactcttcttcttttttttccattttacactGGGCGGTAATTAGAATTAGGGTAATATCTGTGCCAGAAacacagagctggcttatagcTGGCTTAAGCTTCAAAGCTAGTGGTGTGCAACAAAGTATTGTGAAGTGTTACACAACCAAGCTGACTGTGCCAGAACAGAGTCATTCTCCTTATAGTAAGTCAGTTGCGTAATGTTGCTTTAACACAAAGTCACCAGAAATTTTCTGGGTATGCTCTGTCCTGGCATAATGATTGGTAAATGCTGTGCATTGGCCCAAACTTTACAAGACAAGGCCATcataaataatgcaataaaaatgtaaaagactCCCCTGGCAGTGGATgaaaaatgtatgtttgtatTGACAGCTGTAGCCCCCATACAGCGCAAAGCAACCGTTCTCCCCTGCAGTCAGTCACAGGCTCTTTTCACAATATTCTCCCTTGCTTTCTCCATAAAGACCACTTTCTCTGCAGGATGTGCAGACTTCTTGATGCTTAGGGATTTAAAACATTGCTGAGATCTTACATGATAAATCGTTGCTGAAATGAGGCTTTATTAGGCTGATTGAAGCCAATCTTCCTTTGGGCCAGAGGGACTGCTGGCCCCCTTTGGTTTGGAATCctcacagaaacaaagaaacaccTCACACTGAGCAGatgatgcagtaaaaataaaatacggATGAACTGATTTCCATTATGAGTGTATAAATCTTTCTCTCAGAGTttcttttgtcagattttgcagATGTCTTGCAAACTAACGAGTGATCCCAATGATTATTTCTCCAGTTTGAACTATTCATCTCTAAATATCAGTCAAGTGAAGATAAACAACTGGAGTCTTTGAATTATCTGAAAGATGGCAAAAGTTGACTAATGCTTAATTCTTGATTGTATTTAATTGAAAAGTTGTTTTATACATAAAGGTTACGAAATGTTGCATTGAAATAACACATGAAGTTGCACAAAGTGACTGTGTGAATTACCACGCAACTAGAAAGAATTGCTTCAAGAATAACTGTACCATGGGTGTTAAAAGTCCAGTGTGTAGGAGGTTTCAGAGGATCTAAAGGACCTTGCAGCCATATACAGTtgtaaacaaaagtttacatacacttgcaAAGgtttgagtttccaatgacgaCTCCTATAACTTTATTTATGATGAAATACTTGAAACACGATTTTGGTtcattcatagatttattaGAATTCTtctggaaatgtgaaaaaatctgctgggtcaaaaatattcatacagcaacttgaattatcaaTTTTGATGATGTAAAAAGTTATGCTAATAAAATTCTCTCAGTGGTATGACCTTTTAACTTCTCGTGAGAAGAAGTTAATTTGAACAGAACCCATTTGATACACACTAGAAGTGGAAAATCTAAAGATCTCAGTACAGatatgaaaaagcaaatcattgacttgaacatgTCAGAAAAGTCACTTGTagtcatttcaaagcagctgcagaCCCCAATAATACAAAGCATTACCTTCTGCTGTGAGACAGTCAAGAGTCAagcaagaatcac
This DNA window, taken from Amphiprion ocellaris isolate individual 3 ecotype Okinawa chromosome 11, ASM2253959v1, whole genome shotgun sequence, encodes the following:
- the LOC111580613 gene encoding ras-related protein Rab-17-like, with protein sequence MGESLPRVPREAQHHNDTLRRPVQTLRVKMALLGSSGVGKSSLALRFSKRQFGSTSPTVGCAYLTQVVHLSNVTFRFEIWDTAGQEKYHSIAPLYYRGAHAALLVYDISKRETFIRAQVWLKELEKQYIPGSTVIWLVGNKADLAKDRQVSAKEGQSLATDRGLFFTETSALSGDQVNELLLAVAHRVNECIGAQQGGLSEWQEPALVNLRHQNRFNPFGSCCKVGP